The Pyrus communis chromosome 9, drPyrComm1.1, whole genome shotgun sequence genome has a segment encoding these proteins:
- the LOC137746044 gene encoding probable catabolite repression protein creC, translated as MLPGVIADDDTMINTANGMMQTTSSSNAQSPGLKTYFKTPEGKYKLHYEKTHPSGLLHFPNGKTVTQAILAQLKDKPAPSTPTAPSSSFSTGSGVRSAAARFLGGANGSRALSFVGGNGGSKSVSASSRVGSLVASSSNTSTSTSNFDGKGTYLIFNVGDAIFISDLNSQDKDPIKSIHFSNSNPVCHAFDQDAKDGHDLIIGLSSGDVYSVSLRQQLQDVGKKLVGAQHYNKDGSVSNSRCTSIAWVPGGDGAFVVAHADGNLYVYEKSKDGAGDSSFPIIKDPAQFSVSHARYNKSNPFARWHIGQGSVNSIAFSTDGAYLATVGRDGYLRVFDYSKEQLICGGKSYYGALLCCAWSMDGKYILTGGEDDLVQVWSMEDRKVVAWGEGHNSWVSGVAFDSYCSSPNSDGMGETVMYRFGSVGQDTQLLLWDLEMDEIVVPLRRCPPGGSPTYSAGSQSSHWDNALPVGTLQPAPSMRDVPKISPLVAHRVHTEPLSGVMFTQESVLTVCREGHIKVWVRPGVSETQSNNSAELSTSSKEKPLSFVKVGSSSYKQ; from the exons ATGCTCCCAGGGGTAATCGCGGACGACGACACCATGATCAACACGGCCAACGGTATGATGCAAACGACTTCGTCTAGCAATGCTCAGTCGCCGGGCCTCAAGACCTATTTCAAAACCCCTGAGGGGAAGTACAAGCTTCACTACGAGAAGACGCATCCTTCGGGGCTCCTTCACTTCCCCAATGGCAAAACCGTCACTCAG GCAATACTAGCACAACTTAAGGACAAGCCTGCTCCATCAACCCCGACTGCGCCATCTTCAAGCTTCAGCACTGGCAGTGGCGTACGTTCGGCTGCAGCACGGTTTTTGGGTGGTGCTAATGGGAGCCGGGCGCTTAGTTTTGTTGGAGGGAATGGAGGGAGTAAGAGTGTCAGTGCAAGTAGTAGAGTTGGGTCTTTGGTGGCTTCCAGTTCGAATACTTCAACATCTACTTCGAATTTTGATGGGAAAGGGACTTACTTGATCTTCAATGTGGGGGATGCGATCTTCATCAGTGATTTAAATTCTCAAGACAAG GATCCAATAAAGTCTATACATTTCAGTAATTCAAACCCTGTCTGCCACGCATTTGATCAAGACGCAAAGGATGGTCATGATTTGATTATTGGGTTGAGTTCTGGTGATG TCTACTCAGTGTCACTGAGACAGCAATTGCAGGATGTTGGAAAGAAGCTTGTAGGTGCTCAGCATTATAATAAAGATGGCTCTGTTAGTAACAG CCGTTGTACTAGTATTGCATGGGTTCCTGGTGGTGACGGTGCTTTTGTTGTCGCTCATGCCGATGGGAATCTGTATGTATATGAAAAG AGCAAAGATGGGGCTGGTGATTCTTCATTCCCTATTATCAAAGATCCAGCTCAATTTTCAGTTTCCCATGCACGTTACAATAAG AGTAACCCATTTGCCAGATGGCATATCGGCCAAGGTTCAGTTAATAGTATTGCTTTCTCGACTGATGGGGCCTATTTAGCAACTGTTGGAAGAGATG GTTATCTACGTGTTTTTGACTACTCAAAGGAGCAACTTATATGCGGTGGAAAAAGTTACTATGGTGCTCTCTTATGTTGCGCTTGGAG CATGGATGGAAAATACATACTCACAGGAGGCGAAGATGATTTAGTTCAAGTTTGGAGCATGGAAGATCGGAAAGTTGTAGCTTGGGGAGAGGGTCACAACTCTTGG GTCAGTGGAGTGGCTTTTGATTCATATTGTTCATCACCAAATTCAGATGGCATGGGGGAAACTGTCATGTACCGGTTTGGTTCCGTCGGTCAG GACACACAGTTGCTTCTGTGGGACCTGGAGATGGATGAGATTGTGGTGCCATTGCGACGATGCCCTCCTGGTGGCTCCCCCACATATAGTGCTGGAAGCCAGTCATCTCACTGGGACAATGCGCTTCCAGTGGGTACCCTGCAGCCTGCTCCAAGCATGCGAGATGTTCCAAAAATCTCACCGCTGGTTGCTCACCGGGTACACACTGAACCCCTCTCTGGCGTAATGTTTACCCAAGAATCCGTTCTCACTGTCTGCAGAGAGGGGCATATAAAAGTTTGGGTGAGACCCGGCGTTTCAGAAACCCAATCAAACAACTCAGCTGAATTAAGTACCAGCTCAAAGGAGAAGCCTTTGTCCTTTGTCAAGGTTGGCAGTTCGAGTTACAAGCAATGA
- the LOC137745293 gene encoding dnaJ protein P58IPK homolog — MVWSCSSAMDMVAWRGLIYAGFLLHFVFVCHLLLLQPLVSAQDGKPGNAAELFKRVSQSIKVKHYSEALNDLDAAIEADPTLSEAYYHRASILRQICRYEESEKSYKKFLELKPQDSVAEKELSQLIQAQNALDTAMTLFETGDYAKSLEYVEKVVLVFSPACPKAKLLKVRLLLATKDYSSVISEAGYILKDEDNLDAFLLRGRAYYYLADHDVAQRHYQKGLRLDPEHGELKKAYFGLKNLLKKTKSAEDNVNKGKLRVAVEDFKAALALDPNHLAHNVHLHLGLCKVLVKLGRGKDALSSCNEALTIDEELLEALLQRGEAKLLTEDWEGAVEDLKSAAQQSPQDMNIREALMRAEKALKMSKRKDWYKILGVSKTASISEIKRAYKKLALQWHPDKNVENRQEAEDKFREIAAAYEVLGDEDKRTRYDRGEDIEELGMGGGGGGFNPFGGGGGGQQFTFTFEGGFPGGGGGGFDFQF; from the exons atgGTTTGGAGTTGCTCATCCGCCATGGATATGGTGGCTTGGAGAGGGCTGATATATGCTGGGTTCTTACTGCATTTCGTGTTCGTCTGCCATCTCCTCCTTCTTCAACCTCTGGTTTCAGCTCAGG ATGGAAAACCGGGTAATGCTGCCGAGTTGTTTAAGAGAGTTTCACAGAGTATAAAGGTGAAGCATTATAGCGAGGCGCTTAATGATCTTGATGCTGCTATAGAGGCGGACCCAACACTTTCAGAAGCATATTATCATCGGGCATCCATTCTTCGTCAGATATGCAG ATATGAGGAATCTGAGAAGAGCTACAAAAAGTTTTTGGAGCTAAAACCACAAGATTCAGTTGCAGAAAAGGAGCTTTCTCAATTGATTCAGGCTCAAAACGCTCTAGATACGGCTATGACTCTCTTTGAAACAGGCGACTACGCAAAATCTTTGGAATATGTTGAAAAAGTTGTATTGGTTTTCTCTCCAGCATGCCCAAAG GCCAAATTATTGAAGGTGAGATTGTTGTTAGCAACTAAAGACTATTCTAGTGTCATTTCTGAGGCTGGTTACATTCTGAAAGATGAGGATAATCTGGATGCATTTTTACTTCGCGGCCGTGCCTACTACTATTTAGCTGATCATGATGTTGCCCAAAG GCATTACCAAAAGGGTCTCCGTCTAGATCCAGAGCATGGTGAACTGAAGAAAGCGTATTTTGGACTGAAAAACTTACTCAAGAAGACTAAAAGT GCCGAAGATAATGTAAATAAGGGCAAGCTGCGTGTTGCAGTAGAGGACTTTAAGGCAGCCCTAGCGTTGGACCCTAATCATCTTGCACATAATGTACATCTTCATCTTGGCTTGTGTAAAGTTTTGGTCAAGCTTGGCAGGGGAAAGGATGCTTTAAGCAGTTGCAATGAAGCACTTACAATTGATGAGGAGCTTCTAGAAGCTTTGCTTCAG AGGGGGGAAGCTAAACTTCTGACAGAGGATTGGGAGGGAGCTGTGGAAGATCTTAAATCAGCAGCTCAACAATCGCCTCAG GATATGAATATTCGAGAAGCATTGATGAGAGCCGAGAAAGCCTTAAAGATGAGCAAACGCAAAGACTGGTACAAGATTTTGGGAGTTTCAAAGACCGCATCTATATCTGAGATTAAACGTGCCTACAAGAAGCTTGCTTTGCAGTGGCATCCGGATAAAAATGTCGAGAACAGACAAGAAGCAGAGGACAAGTTCAGAGAAATTGCTGCTGCATACGAG GTTCTTGGTGATGAAGACAAACGTACGAGATATGATAGAGGTGAAGATATTGAAGAACTGGGAatgggtggtggtggcggcggttTTAAcccttttggtggtggtggtggtggacagCAATTTACATTCACCTTCGAAGGGGGCTTTCctggcggtggcggtggtggaTTTGACTTCCAATTTTGA
- the LOC137745294 gene encoding fasciclin-like arabinogalactan protein 11, protein MAPQSFFILLVLFLHSFSSTISAQSPAAAPAPSATNVTAVLEKAGQFTTLIKLLKSTKMADQINTQLSTSNQGMTIFAPTDNAFSSIKAGTLNSISEQQKLQLVQFHVLPSFYSAAQFQTVSNPLHTQAGNTDDGQFPLNVTTSGNQVNITTGVVNATVANTIFTDSQLAVYQVDQVLLPLSIFGTPAPAPAPSKPETKIKGADSPSGSSGSGSTADASSAMGVEQHGIAAAASVGVVAILAAFFL, encoded by the coding sequence atgGCACCCCAATCTTTCTTCATTTTGCTAGTCTTGTTTCTCCATTCGTTCTCATCCACTATTTCAGCTCAGTCTCCGGCAGCAGCCCCCGCGCCATCAGCCACCAACGTGACTGCCGTCCTCGAGAAGGCAGGCCAATTCACCACCTTGATCAAGCTCCTCAAATCCACCAAGATGGCTGACCAAATCAACACCCAGCTCAGCACCTCAAACCAAGGCATGACCATCTTTGCACCAACTGACAACGCCTTCTCCAGCATCAAAGCCGGCACGCTAAACTCCATTTCCGAGCAGCAAAAGCTGCAGCTTGTGCAGTTCCATGTGCTACCATCTTTCTATTCTGCTGCGCAATTCCAAACCGTGTCCAACCCTCTGCATACGCAGGCCGGGAACACCGATGATGGGCAGTTCCCGTTAAATGTGACAACATCTGGGAACCAAGTGAACATAACAACAGGGGTGGTGAATGCAACCGTGGCTAATACCATTTTTACTGACAGTCAGTTGGCGGTGTATCAGGTCGACCAGGTGCTCCTTCCTTTGAGCATTTTTGGCACTCCAGCACCCGCTCCTGCTCCATCGAAGCccgaaacaaaaattaaaggtgCTGATTCGCCTTCGGGATCCTCGGGTAGCGGCAGCACTGCTGACGCATCATCTGCAATGGGGGTAGAACAACATGGGATTGCAGCAGCTGCATCAGTGGGGGTGGTAGCAATTCTTGCAGCATTCTTTTTGTGA
- the LOC137746045 gene encoding uncharacterized protein: MATEDGTFAKNGGGIFTNEAEPSTYMDGVSTEIIEEAPPGHLWRRQNLVLQIPSRTLEDAKENFVRINMPPTPSPTPKRVNFSPLPSPSLAKINESPGPSSSKTKSTTKRSLLPRLSFKNWNTTSDIEKAAARALGGLPAGTREKPSTPRAWSFAMLLTPRTKTGSSLPATPIAHSNLESMHGRNTIDLKAEAQRPISRSRSVPAIKKDGSIYAGSVIRVIPTTPRVAERTVTTTSSTSPINVTNGSDDGGEDIAEEEAVCRICLVELGEDADTLKMECSCKGDLALAHQKCAVKWFSIKGNKTCDVCGEDVQNLPVTLLRIQNSQAVNFRASRAQQAEVTQYRAWQDVPILAIVSMLAYFCLLEQLLVGKMGSHAITLSLPFSCILGLLASMTSTTMVRRRYVWIYATTQFALVVIAAHLLYSLIHMQAVLALLLATFSGFGITMCGSSIIVEALRWRGRWRSRQSNQQHGSQEVTRPNQSPQNTQQTQTNPQQRENEPEGAELTHGPTSVCMNTTAAC; this comes from the exons ATGGCGACTGAAGATGGAACCTTTGCTAAAAACGGTGGCGGCATTTTCACCAACGAAGCTGAGCCTTCAACCTACATG GATGGAGTTTCCACTGAGATAATTGAAGAAGCACCTCCTGGCCATCTGTGGAGACGACAGAACCTCGTCTTACAGATACCTTCAAGAACTCTTGAGGATGCCAAAGAGAATTTTGTGAGAATAAACATGCCCCCAACGCCGAGCCCCACTCCCAAAAGAGTAAATTTCTCCCCATTACCCAGCCCTAGTTTAGCTAAAATCAATGAGTCCCCAGGTCCCTcgtcgtcaaaaactaaatcgaCCACAAAAAGAAGCCTCCTTCCAAGACTAAGTTTCAAAAATTGGAACACCACTTCGGATATTGAGAAGGCTGCCGCTCGAGCACTAGGAGGCTTGCCTGCAGGGACACGTGAGAAGCCTTCAACTCCAAGGGCCTGGTCCTTTGCAATGCTTTTAACTCCCAGGACGAAAACCGGATCATCCTTGCCTGCAACTCCAATTGCTCACTCAAATCTAGAGTCTATGCATGGCAGGAACACAATTGATCTG AAAGCAGAGGCCCAACGACCTATTAGCCGCTCACGTTCAGTTCCTGCGATTAAGAAAGATGGAAGTATATATGCAGGCAGTGTCATTCGTGTAATTCCAACCACGCCACGAGTGGCTGAGAGGACTGTCACAACTACATCAAGCACATCCCCAATAAATGTCACTA ATGGAAGTGATGATGGTGGTGAAGATATTGCTGAAGAAGAAGCTGTTTGTCGAATTTGCTTAGTTGAGCTGGGTGAAGATGCCGACACCCTCAAGATGGAATGCAGCTGTAAAGGCGACCTTGCTCTTGCCCACCAAAAATGTGCTGTAAAATGGTTCAGCATTAAGGGTAATAAAACATGCGATGTGTGCGGAGAAGATGTTCAGAACCTACCGGTCACACTTCTACGAATTCAAAATTCTCAGGCTGTTAATTTTCGAGCAAGTAGAGCACAGCAGGCTGAGGTTACTCAATATAG GGCTTGGCAGGATGTTCCCATCCTTGCCATAGTCAGCATGCTTGCTTACTTCTGTCTTCTGGAGCAGCTTCTG GTGGGGAAAATGGGATCACACGCAATCACTCTGTCTCTTCCTTTTTCCTGCATTTTGGGTCTTCTGGCATCCATGACATCGACCACAATGG TGAGAAGAAGATATGTCTGGATTTATGCAACTACACAGTTTGCACTGGTCGTTATTGCAGCACATCTACTTTATTCATTG ATTCACATGCAGGCAGTTCTGGCTCTTCTCCTCGCCACCTTTTCAGGGTTCGGAATTACAATGTGTGGAAGCTCTATCATTGTTGAGGCTTTGAGATGGAGGGGAAGATGGCGTTCTCGGCAGTCAAATCAACAGCATGGTTCTCAGGAGGTGACACGACCGAATCAATCACCACAGAATACACAACAAACACAAACGAATCCCCAACAGCGGGAAAATGAACCTGAAGGTGCAGAACTTACTCATGGCCCTACCTCTGTATGCATGAATACCACCGCTGCATGCTAA